The proteins below are encoded in one region of Oncorhynchus nerka isolate Pitt River linkage group LG15, Oner_Uvic_2.0, whole genome shotgun sequence:
- the LOC115142545 gene encoding keratin, type I cytoskeletal 19-like isoform X2, whose product MSIVASRSSSRRYSSRSGVGSSGLSLSGGMQFSSGLGGGRSRMSVSSVGSSRAPSVYGGAGGYGTRISQSTFPMDGPGQITIGANEKHTMQNLNDRLATYLEKVRSLEAANSKLELQIKEFYEMRSPTHKKDVSGFYGTITDIRNKIQARSGENSQMILRVDNARLAAEDFKMKLETEANMRMKIEGDVARLRGVLDSFTLTKAELEIQIEGLKEELVYLRKNHEEEMHLMRTLHCGAVNVEMDCASSVDMSKVLEEMRTQYEGMITKNQRDAAKWFESKVEVLQNQITTSTTEVKTSQSQVTDLKRTFQSLEIELHGLLTQKGYLEQSVVDINGRHGSQLSQLQVCINSMEEELQQLNVSIQQQASEYQILLDIKMRLEMEIAEYRRLLDGEGLRYVETRQEVRKVIVVEKVQEVQQIQEVVEEYNPHMQKRVRVIVEEMVDGKVVSTSVDEKVQDMN is encoded by the exons ATGTCCATTGTAGCCAGTCGCAGTAGTAGCCGTAGATACAGCTCACGTAGCGGTGTCGGTTCGAGTGGCCTCAGTTTGTCCGGTGGGATGCAGTTTTCTAGCGGTTTGGGAGGCGGTAGGTCCCGTATGAGCGTGTCCTCTGTTGGGAGCAGTCGCGCGCCGAGTGTATATGGAGGTGCCGGGGGATACGGCACCCGTATCTCTCAATCCACTTTCCCTATGGACGGGCCAGGCCAGATCACTATCGGTGCCAACGAGAAGCATACCATGCAAAATCTGAACGATCGTTTGGCCACCTACCTGGAAAAG GTGCGCTCTCTAGAGGCAGCCAATAGCAAGTTGGAGTTGCAGATCAAAGAGTTCTACGAGATGAGATCACCGACTCACAAGAAGGACGTCAGTGGGTTCTATGGCACCATCACAGACATCCGCAACAAG ATCCAAGCCAGGTCTGGGGAGAACTCTCAGATGATCCTGCGGGTGGATAATGCCAGACTTGCAGCTGAGGACTTCAAGATGAA GTTAGAGACGGAGGCTAACATGCGTATGAAGATAGAAGGGGATGTGGCTCGTCTGAGAGGAGTCCTAGACAGCTTTACACTCACCAAAGCAGAACTGGAGATACAGATTGAGGGGCTGAAGGAGGAGCTGGTCTACCTCAGGAAGAACCACGAGGAG GAGATGCATTTGATGCGGACGCTGCATTGTGGTGCTGTGAATGTGGAGATGGACTGTGCTTCCTCAGTGGACATGAGCAAGGTGCTGGAGGAGATGAGGACCCAGTATGAGGGCATGATAACAAAGAACCAGAGAGATGCTGCCAAGTGGTTTGAGAGCAAG gtggagGTGCTTCAGAACCAGATCACCACCAGCACCACAGAGGTGAAGACCTCTCAGTCTCAGGTGACTGACCTGAAGAGGACCTTCCAGAGCCTGGAGATTGAACTGCATGGCCTGCTTACTCAG AAGGGGTACCTGGAGCAGAGCGTCGTTGATATAAACGGCCGCCACGGCTCCCAGCTGAGCCAGCTGCAGGTTTGTATcaacagcatggaggaggagcTGCAGCAGCTCAACGTCAGCATCCAGCAGCAGGCCTCTGAGTACCAGATCCTCCTGGACATCAAGATGAGGCTGGAGATGGAGATCGCTGAGTACAGGAGGCTGCTGGATGGAGAGGGACTCAG GTATGTGGAGACCAGACAGGAGGTCAGGAAGGTGATCGTGGTCGAGAAGGTCCAGGAAGTACAACAAATCCAGGAAGTGGTGGAAG AGtataatccacacatgcagaAGCGGGTGAGGGTGATCGTGGAGGAGATGGTGGATGGGAAGGTGGTGTCCACCTCAGTAGATGAGAAGGTCCAGGATATGAACTAA
- the LOC115142545 gene encoding keratin, type I cytoskeletal 19-like isoform X1, protein MSIVASRSSSRRYSSRSGVGSSGLSLSGGMQFSSGLGGGRSRMSVSSVGSSRAPSVYGGAGGYGTRISQSTFPMDGPGQITIGANEKHTMQNLNDRLATYLEKVRSLEAANSKLELQIKEFYEMRSPTHKKDVSGFYGTITDIRNKIQARSGENSQMILRVDNARLAAEDFKMKLETEANMRMKIEGDVARLRGVLDSFTLTKAELEIQIEGLKEELVYLRKNHEEEMHLMRTLHCGAVNVEMDCASSVDMSKVLEEMRTQYEGMITKNQRDAAKWFESKVEVLQNQITTSTTEVKTSQSQVTDLKRTFQSLEIELHGLLTQKGYLEQSVVDINGRHGSQLSQLQVCINSMEEELQQLNVSIQQQASEYQILLDIKMRLEMEIAEYRRLLDGEGLSRYVETRQEVRKVIVVEKVQEVQQIQEVVEEYNPHMQKRVRVIVEEMVDGKVVSTSVDEKVQDMN, encoded by the exons ATGTCCATTGTAGCCAGTCGCAGTAGTAGCCGTAGATACAGCTCACGTAGCGGTGTCGGTTCGAGTGGCCTCAGTTTGTCCGGTGGGATGCAGTTTTCTAGCGGTTTGGGAGGCGGTAGGTCCCGTATGAGCGTGTCCTCTGTTGGGAGCAGTCGCGCGCCGAGTGTATATGGAGGTGCCGGGGGATACGGCACCCGTATCTCTCAATCCACTTTCCCTATGGACGGGCCAGGCCAGATCACTATCGGTGCCAACGAGAAGCATACCATGCAAAATCTGAACGATCGTTTGGCCACCTACCTGGAAAAG GTGCGCTCTCTAGAGGCAGCCAATAGCAAGTTGGAGTTGCAGATCAAAGAGTTCTACGAGATGAGATCACCGACTCACAAGAAGGACGTCAGTGGGTTCTATGGCACCATCACAGACATCCGCAACAAG ATCCAAGCCAGGTCTGGGGAGAACTCTCAGATGATCCTGCGGGTGGATAATGCCAGACTTGCAGCTGAGGACTTCAAGATGAA GTTAGAGACGGAGGCTAACATGCGTATGAAGATAGAAGGGGATGTGGCTCGTCTGAGAGGAGTCCTAGACAGCTTTACACTCACCAAAGCAGAACTGGAGATACAGATTGAGGGGCTGAAGGAGGAGCTGGTCTACCTCAGGAAGAACCACGAGGAG GAGATGCATTTGATGCGGACGCTGCATTGTGGTGCTGTGAATGTGGAGATGGACTGTGCTTCCTCAGTGGACATGAGCAAGGTGCTGGAGGAGATGAGGACCCAGTATGAGGGCATGATAACAAAGAACCAGAGAGATGCTGCCAAGTGGTTTGAGAGCAAG gtggagGTGCTTCAGAACCAGATCACCACCAGCACCACAGAGGTGAAGACCTCTCAGTCTCAGGTGACTGACCTGAAGAGGACCTTCCAGAGCCTGGAGATTGAACTGCATGGCCTGCTTACTCAG AAGGGGTACCTGGAGCAGAGCGTCGTTGATATAAACGGCCGCCACGGCTCCCAGCTGAGCCAGCTGCAGGTTTGTATcaacagcatggaggaggagcTGCAGCAGCTCAACGTCAGCATCCAGCAGCAGGCCTCTGAGTACCAGATCCTCCTGGACATCAAGATGAGGCTGGAGATGGAGATCGCTGAGTACAGGAGGCTGCTGGATGGAGAGGGACTCAG TAGGTATGTGGAGACCAGACAGGAGGTCAGGAAGGTGATCGTGGTCGAGAAGGTCCAGGAAGTACAACAAATCCAGGAAGTGGTGGAAG AGtataatccacacatgcagaAGCGGGTGAGGGTGATCGTGGAGGAGATGGTGGATGGGAAGGTGGTGTCCACCTCAGTAGATGAGAAGGTCCAGGATATGAACTAA